A window of Verrucomicrobiia bacterium contains these coding sequences:
- a CDS encoding PIN domain-containing protein, whose amino-acid sequence MIHLDTNYLIGLLVKGSPQARDVDRWLTAGQTIAASAITWTEFLNGPVTPLEVSRAEAVLQSQITPFGQPEAVFAAGLFNQTGRRRGSRFDCLIAATAILAQAEVATVNQSDFKVFVPHGLKLAPSPSSTAS is encoded by the coding sequence ATGATTCACCTCGACACGAATTATCTTATCGGTTTGTTGGTTAAGGGGTCGCCGCAGGCGCGGGATGTGGACCGCTGGCTGACCGCCGGTCAAACGATAGCCGCGAGTGCCATCACGTGGACGGAATTTCTGAACGGCCCAGTCACGCCGCTCGAAGTCAGCCGTGCCGAAGCAGTCTTGCAATCGCAAATTACCCCGTTCGGCCAACCGGAAGCGGTTTTCGCCGCCGGTTTATTTAACCAGACTGGACGCCGCCGCGGATCGCGATTCGACTGTCTGATTGCAGCAACGGCGATCCTCGCGCAAGCGGAAGTGGCCACAGTCAACCAATCGGATTTCAAGGTCTTTGTGCCGCACGGATTGAAATTGGCTCCCTCTCCATCCTCGACCGCTTCTTAG
- a CDS encoding S26 family signal peptidase → MTFPYTVPAKQYFVIGDNWANSLDSRQYGAVPLTNVWGKVLNK, encoded by the coding sequence GTGACATTTCCATACACCGTTCCGGCGAAACAATATTTTGTCATCGGCGATAATTGGGCAAATTCGTTGGATAGCCGCCAGTATGGTGCGGTGCCCCTGACAAATGTCTGGGGAAAAGTGCTCAACAAATGA
- a CDS encoding nucleotide excision repair endonuclease translates to MSQALLFPDPRPLVERLGRDFFRHLPDRPGVYLMRDALDTVLYVGKAKNLRKRLGSYRVANPDRLARRHLRLLRAVERIELQECPDEISALAREAELLRSLKPKFNRAGTWPAKPRFLNWRTIHEKFELSVTESPVEPWQNFGPTGASAIVLRGVLVRLIWFAVHPHLGFVGMPAGWAQGNFGNSTAIDCREELPTIAAHTTQLFTGQSHPFCDWTREKTTNRLHPFEKNVVETDLDYLREFFDRIASARLFSARE, encoded by the coding sequence ATGTCGCAAGCCTTACTCTTCCCCGACCCGCGCCCGCTCGTCGAACGCCTCGGCCGCGACTTTTTCCGCCACCTCCCCGACCGCCCCGGCGTCTATCTCATGCGCGACGCCCTCGACACCGTCCTCTACGTCGGCAAAGCCAAAAACCTGCGCAAACGCCTGGGCAGCTACCGCGTCGCCAATCCCGACCGCCTCGCCCGCCGCCATTTGCGCTTACTCCGCGCCGTCGAACGCATCGAACTCCAGGAATGTCCCGACGAAATCTCCGCCCTCGCCCGCGAAGCCGAACTGCTGCGCTCCCTCAAACCCAAATTCAACCGCGCCGGAACCTGGCCCGCCAAACCCCGCTTCCTAAACTGGCGCACCATCCATGAAAAATTCGAATTAAGCGTCACCGAATCGCCCGTCGAACCATGGCAAAACTTCGGCCCCACCGGCGCCAGCGCCATCGTCCTGCGCGGCGTGCTCGTGCGGCTCATCTGGTTCGCCGTCCATCCGCATTTGGGCTTCGTCGGCATGCCCGCCGGCTGGGCTCAAGGAAATTTTGGAAACTCCACCGCGATTGATTGCCGCGAAGAACTCCCAACCATCGCCGCCCACACCACCCAACTTTTCACCGGCCAAAGCCATCCCTTCTGCGATTGGACCCGAGAAAAAACCACCAACCGCCTGCACCCCTTTGAAAAAAACGTCGTCGAAACCGACCTCGATTACCTGCGCGAATTCTTCGACCGCATCGCTTCCGCAAGATTATTCTCCGCCAGGGAATAA
- a CDS encoding glycosyltransferase → MISFIVPAHNEELWLGKCLGSLRMTMAKLAQPYEVIVVDDASTDATPRIAQQLGARTIRVEYRKISAVRNAGARAACGEIFFFVDADTQVNERAVSTALAALRSGAVGGGCAPELDSRSPLWGRAITFFAVVVGRLIRLVGGCFLFCTREAYDATGGFSERLYAGEDIAFVQALKKIGRFVVPKPRVVTSGRKLAVVGPWEVIALLLAIAFRGPHYENEMVKDILYGRRAQDCKKPDNAT, encoded by the coding sequence ATGATCTCGTTCATTGTACCAGCCCATAACGAAGAATTGTGGCTCGGCAAGTGCCTGGGCAGCCTCCGCATGACCATGGCGAAACTCGCCCAGCCGTACGAAGTGATCGTGGTAGATGACGCCTCCACCGATGCGACTCCCCGGATAGCGCAGCAACTGGGCGCCCGCACTATTCGCGTCGAGTATCGCAAAATCTCCGCCGTGCGCAATGCCGGCGCCCGCGCGGCGTGTGGTGAAATCTTTTTCTTCGTGGATGCGGACACGCAGGTAAATGAACGCGCTGTCAGCACCGCTCTTGCCGCGCTCCGGTCTGGCGCCGTCGGTGGCGGATGCGCTCCCGAACTCGACAGCCGGTCGCCCCTGTGGGGACGCGCCATCACTTTCTTTGCCGTCGTGGTTGGCCGGCTTATCCGATTGGTGGGAGGTTGTTTCCTCTTTTGCACGCGGGAGGCGTACGACGCGACCGGCGGATTTTCCGAGCGCTTGTATGCGGGTGAAGACATCGCGTTCGTGCAGGCCCTCAAGAAAATCGGGCGCTTTGTTGTGCCGAAGCCCAGGGTCGTCACTTCGGGGAGAAAGCTCGCGGTGGTGGGTCCCTGGGAAGTGATCGCGTTGCTGCTGGCGATTGCGTTTCGCGGTCCGCACTATGAAAATGAGATGGTAAAAGATATTCTGTATGGCCGGCGCGCCCAGGATTGCAAGAAACCAGACAACGCAACCTGA
- a CDS encoding tetratricopeptide repeat protein, translated as MIFLALGLMSKAMLVTWPLVMLLLDYWPMNRFQSRSVKFLLHEKIPFFGLAAMASGVTFAVQHFAGAMASVEKLSMLARFENGLVSYARYLGKLFWPEKLSVFYPYPGSWPVGEIVLVALLIIAISGIALGKRRAYPFLIMGWLWFLGTLVPVIGLVQVGDQAMADRYTYIPSLGILIIVVGGAVELARRWRFAVVPLGVLGGVVIILCVVSTRRQLGYWRDSETLFQRALAVTENNYVAHNNLGAVLESRGQIDEAMAHYAEAFRLRADDEPAHYNLGNALYKKGQFDEAIAEYQNALRLNPKDAAALKNLGNAFLKDGRADEAIVEYQAAMRLQPGNGFICYDLAKAFLQNGRADEAIKEYRQAILLKPDYAEAHNNLGSLLQAQGRLDEAIAEYQEAIRLKPDYSLAENNLAEAMRSKNSRR; from the coding sequence GTGATTTTTTTGGCGCTGGGGTTGATGAGCAAGGCGATGCTGGTGACGTGGCCGTTGGTGATGTTGCTTTTGGATTATTGGCCGATGAACCGATTTCAATCGCGGTCAGTAAAGTTTTTGCTGCACGAAAAAATTCCGTTCTTTGGGCTGGCGGCGATGGCGAGTGGCGTCACTTTTGCGGTGCAACATTTTGCGGGGGCGATGGCATCGGTGGAGAAGCTTTCCATGCTGGCGCGTTTCGAAAACGGTTTGGTTTCTTATGCCCGTTATCTCGGCAAATTATTTTGGCCGGAAAAATTGTCGGTGTTTTATCCTTATCCGGGTTCGTGGCCGGTGGGGGAAATTGTTTTGGTGGCGCTTTTGATCATCGCGATTTCGGGAATCGCTTTGGGGAAAAGGCGGGCGTATCCATTTTTGATAATGGGGTGGTTATGGTTTCTTGGCACGCTGGTTCCGGTGATTGGGCTGGTGCAGGTGGGAGATCAAGCGATGGCGGATCGTTATACTTACATTCCGTCGCTGGGGATTTTAATTATCGTGGTTGGGGGCGCGGTGGAATTGGCGCGGCGGTGGAGGTTCGCGGTGGTTCCGTTGGGCGTGTTGGGCGGGGTGGTGATTATTTTGTGCGTGGTCTCGACCCGACGGCAACTTGGTTATTGGCGGGACAGCGAAACACTTTTTCAACGCGCGCTCGCGGTGACGGAAAATAATTATGTGGCGCATAATAATCTAGGGGCGGTTTTGGAAAGCCGCGGACAAATTGATGAGGCGATGGCGCATTACGCGGAGGCGTTTCGCTTGCGGGCGGATGATGAGCCGGCGCATTATAATTTGGGTAATGCGCTTTATAAAAAAGGCCAGTTCGACGAGGCCATCGCGGAATATCAAAATGCGCTTCGCCTGAATCCGAAGGACGCGGCGGCGTTGAAAAATTTGGGCAATGCGTTTCTCAAAGACGGGCGCGCGGATGAGGCGATTGTTGAATATCAGGCGGCGATGCGGTTGCAACCGGGCAATGGGTTTATTTGCTATGATCTGGCCAAGGCTTTTTTGCAAAACGGGCGCGCGGACGAGGCGATCAAGGAGTATCGGCAAGCGATTTTGTTAAAACCGGATTATGCCGAGGCGCATAATAATCTGGGTTCCTTGTTGCAGGCGCAGGGGCGGCTCGACGAGGCGATTGCTGAATATCAGGAGGCGATTCGGTTGAAGCCGGATTATTCCCTGGCGGAGAATAATCTTGCGGAAGCGATGCGGTCGAAGAATTCGCGCAGGTAA